One Mycobacterium paraseoulense genomic window, GTGTCGCCGGGCAGCACCGGTCGCAGCATCAGATGCGTGCCATCGCGGACGCGGATCGGGATCGGTGTGATGAACGCGGCCAGACGCTGGCGCACCGTGCGCAGCAGCCGGCCCATCACCCCGGGTATGTGGACCATGCGGACGAAGGCGTCGTTGTCGCCGATCCAACCGGTCAGCGGTCCCGCGGTGGTGACCGTCGCGGTCCGCGGGATGTGCCGCAGCAGGGCGATCTCTCCGATGAGCATGCCCGGGAACGCGTGCTCGACGATGACCACGCCGTCCTCGCCGACGTGGGTGATCTCGACGACGCCCGACGAGATGAGCAGGAAGGAGACGGCCTGCTCACCCTGCTGCATCAGCACCTGGCCGGCCGCTGCGCGCAGCGGTTGCAGCGAGGCCGCCAACGGCGCGAGATCGGTGGTGGGACATCCCTCGAAGATGTCCATCGTCGCCAGCTCGTCGGCCCGCGCGCCGGTCAACGCCACCGCGATAGCCCGCCGCTCACACCGCGTGGGTCTGGGCGCGGTGACCGCCGCTGTGCCATGACCTGCCCGCCTGAGGTGCCGTCGTCTACCGCGCCAGGCCCGACACTCCCGGTTGCGGTCGGATGTTGCCCAGGTTATGGGCTGGGTTCCGGCCGGGGCAAGGAGTGCGCGTCGGCCGTATCCGTCGGCGATGCCGCGGGGCATGATGAGCGAGTGAGCCGAGCCCACCGGAGTTCACCGGGATCGACCGGCGCGGGCCCGCGCAAAGTCCAGGTGGGCGGTCTGCGGTTCGATGCCGTGACCGAACAACAGGTGGTCGACGTCGTGCGCGCGGCATGGGCCACGGGCCGGGGCGGCTCGATCGTGCCGGTGAACGTCGACGTGGCCCGGGCGGCCGCTCGCGACCCCGACCTCGCCGCCCTGATCGCCCGGGCGTCCCTCGTCGTGGCGGACGGGATGCCTCTGGTGTGGGCGGCGCGGGCAACGGGTGACAGGTTGCCGGAGCGCGTCGCCGGCTCGTCGTTGATCTTTCCGTTGAGCGCCGCGGCGGCCGCCGGCGGGAAATCGGTGTATCTGCTCGGCGGCGCCCAGGGGGTGCCGGAGCGGGCGGCCGCGGCGCTGCTGGCGCGGTCGAACCACCTGCGCGTCGCCGGCACCTGTTCGCCGGAATTCGGCTTCGACACGACGGAGGAGGGGGCGCGCCGCGCAGTCGCCGCCGTTGCGGCGGCCGCACCGGATCTGGTGTTCGTGGGGTTGGGCTTTCCCAGGCAGGAACGCCTGATCGAGCTGCTGCGCCGGGAGCTACCCACTGCCTGGTTCCTCGCCTGCGGCGGCGGCATCGCGATGACGGCCGGGGTCGTCCGCCGGGCGTCGCCCGTGCTGCAGCGGCTGGGGCTCGAATGGGTGCACCGGCTGGCGCTCGAGCCGCGGCGCCTCGCCCGCAGGTATCTTCGCGACGACCTACCGTTTGCGCTGGCGCTCGTGATTCGCTCGGCGGCGCGACGATTCAGGCGGAGCGAGAGTCCTTGGCGCTCAGGATGAGTCGCACGGCGGCGGCCAGATCGTCGACCACCGCGTCGGCGCCAGCCGCCTCGCCGTCACCGCCGCGGAGCAGGACGGTCGCCGTGCCGGCCGCTCGGCCCGCCTCCATGTCGGTCTCGCTGTCCCCGATCATCACCGACTCGGCCAGCTCAAAAGCGTGCTCGCGCGCCGCCTGCGTCAACATGCCCGCCCCGGGCTTGCGGCACTCGCAGCTGGCCGTCGCGTGCGGGCAGTGGTAGGCGGCGTCGAGGCGGGCACCCTCGTCGGCCAGGAGCCGCTCGAGGCGGCGCTGGACGGCGTCGAAACGCACCGCGTCCGCGCCCGGGTCGGACAACCAGCGTTGATTGGTCACCAGGACGGTACGCAGGCCGGCGGCGTTCAAGGCGGCCACCGCCCGGGCCGCGCCCGGCAGCAGGACCAGATCCTCGGGCGATCGGATGTACTCGCCGTCGTCGGCCTTGACGTTGATGGTCCCGTCCCGGTCCAGGAAGACGGTGCGGACGTTGCGCAAATCGGCCATGCTCGGGGCGTTCTCAGCAGGGCCGGGGAAACAGCGCCGCCTCGACCATCTCGCAGATCGAATGGCCCAGGTGCAGGCACGCCTCCTGGACCCGGCCGGTGTTGTCGCTCGGGACCCGCACGCAGAATTCGGCGACGTCGGCCACTTTCCCGCCGCGCGCACCGGTGAGCGCGACCGTCGTCATCCCGGCGGCGGCGGCGGCTTCCAGCGCGCGGACGACGTTCGGTGAGTTCCCCGACGTGGTCAGGCCGACCACGACGTCGCCCGCGCGGCCGGCGGCGAGCACCTGGCGGACGAAGACCTCGTCGTAGGAGTAGTCGTTACCGATCGCCGTCATCGCCGCCGTGGCGTCCGGCAGGCTGATCGCGGCGAGACCCGGGCGGTCGAAAGCGAAGCGGCCCATCAGCTCCGCGGCCAGGTGCCCCGCGTCCTGCGCGGATCCGCCGTTGCCGAAGAAGATCACCTTCCCGCCGGAACGCAGCGACTCGATCATCAGTCGCGCGATCTCGACGGTCTGCGCGGCGATGACGCCCGAAAGCATTTGCTGTTTGACGGCGATCGTCTCCGCCAGCCGCTCCTGGACCAGTTCGACGCTTGGCGTGACGACATCCGAGGCGCTCATGCCTGCCATGTGGTCAATCCTTTGCTCTCGAAGGCGAATTCGGTGATGGTCGCGCCGGCCGACTCGAGGCTTTCGATGAGGCGGTGTTTCTTCGCGAAGTCGCAGAACAACAGGATGTAACCGCCACCGCCCGCGCCGGTGATCTTGCCGCCCAGTGCGCCGTTGCGCAGGGCGAGGTCGTAGAGCTCGTCGATGCGCTCGTTGGTGATGTAGGGCGACATGCGCTTCTTCTGCGTCCAGGCCTCACCCAGCAGGGCGCCGAAATCGTTCAGTTTGTTCGTCAGGAGTGCGGCCTTCATGGCCACCGCCAGCTCCTTCTGCGCCCGAAGTCCGGCCAGGGTGTCGTCCGAGCCGGTGGCGGCGCGCCGCGTTTGGTCCTCGATCACTCGCGCGGAGTCCCGCGTGATGCCCGTAAAACACAGCAGCAGGCTCAGTTCGAGCTCGAAGGCGGTCTCGTCGCGGATGCGCAGCGGGTTGACGATCACGCGGTCGGTGAACTCGATGAAGTTGAATCCGCCGAACGTCGCCGCGTACAGGTCCTGCATGCCGCCCGTGATGCCCAGGTCCTCGCGCTCGATGGCACAGGCCAACTGGGCGGTCTCGTACTCGCCCATCGGCACGCCGTAGTGCTCGGCGAGCAGGCCCGTGAGCGCCACCATCATCGTCGACGAGGAGCCCAGCCCCGAGCCCGGCGGAGCGCTCGAACGCAGCACCAGGTCGTAGCCGTCGGTGCCTGCCCTGCCGAAACGGCGCACGGCGGCCTTGATCAGGTCCAGGCTGCCGTCGTAGAGAATCTCGCTGTCGAGCCTCATCTCGGTAGTGGTCTTGAAGTCCACCGATTCGATGGTGACCATGCGATCGGTGCGCGGAGTGAGCGATCCCTGCGCGTAGCGGTCGATGGTCGCGGACAGGACACAGCCGCCCTCGGTGGTCGGGAACGGCGGCACGTCGGTGCCGCCCCCCGCGAAGGAAATCCGCAGCGGCGCACGCGCGCGGATTCGGGGCCGGGGATTCACTGTCGACGTAATCCGCTCAGCAGGCCGACGCGCGTCCCGCGGTCGTCGGCGGATTGTGCGCCACGTCCTCACTCCATCCGTTGCCTGCGAGAGGCCCCAGAGCATCGCCTCTCGCGGAAGAGCCCTAGCGTAGCAG contains:
- a CDS encoding D-sedoheptulose-7-phosphate isomerase — encoded protein: MAGMSASDVVTPSVELVQERLAETIAVKQQMLSGVIAAQTVEIARLMIESLRSGGKVIFFGNGGSAQDAGHLAAELMGRFAFDRPGLAAISLPDATAAMTAIGNDYSYDEVFVRQVLAAGRAGDVVVGLTTSGNSPNVVRALEAAAAAGMTTVALTGARGGKVADVAEFCVRVPSDNTGRVQEACLHLGHSICEMVEAALFPRPC
- a CDS encoding D-glycero-alpha-D-manno-heptose-1,7-bisphosphate 7-phosphatase; the protein is MADLRNVRTVFLDRDGTINVKADDGEYIRSPEDLVLLPGAARAVAALNAAGLRTVLVTNQRWLSDPGADAVRFDAVQRRLERLLADEGARLDAAYHCPHATASCECRKPGAGMLTQAAREHAFELAESVMIGDSETDMEAGRAAGTATVLLRGGDGEAAGADAVVDDLAAAVRLILSAKDSRSA
- a CDS encoding WecB/TagA/CpsF family glycosyltransferase, whose product is MSRAHRSSPGSTGAGPRKVQVGGLRFDAVTEQQVVDVVRAAWATGRGGSIVPVNVDVARAAARDPDLAALIARASLVVADGMPLVWAARATGDRLPERVAGSSLIFPLSAAAAAGGKSVYLLGGAQGVPERAAAALLARSNHLRVAGTCSPEFGFDTTEEGARRAVAAVAAAAPDLVFVGLGFPRQERLIELLRRELPTAWFLACGGGIAMTAGVVRRASPVLQRLGLEWVHRLALEPRRLARRYLRDDLPFALALVIRSAARRFRRSESPWRSG
- a CDS encoding GHMP family kinase ATP-binding protein yields the protein MNPRPRIRARAPLRISFAGGGTDVPPFPTTEGGCVLSATIDRYAQGSLTPRTDRMVTIESVDFKTTTEMRLDSEILYDGSLDLIKAAVRRFGRAGTDGYDLVLRSSAPPGSGLGSSSTMMVALTGLLAEHYGVPMGEYETAQLACAIEREDLGITGGMQDLYAATFGGFNFIEFTDRVIVNPLRIRDETAFELELSLLLCFTGITRDSARVIEDQTRRAATGSDDTLAGLRAQKELAVAMKAALLTNKLNDFGALLGEAWTQKKRMSPYITNERIDELYDLALRNGALGGKITGAGGGGYILLFCDFAKKHRLIESLESAGATITEFAFESKGLTTWQA